ACCAGGACTTGGCCGACGAGATCGACCGGGCGCTGGCCTTCATGGTGGCCTGCGGGATCGACGACGACGCCTTCCGCACCGTCGACTTCTACTCCAGCCACGAGGCCCTGGTGATGGAGTACGAGCACGCGCTGACCCGGATCGACTCCCGCACCCGGCAGCCCTACGGCACGTCCGGGCACTTCCTGTGGATCGGCGAGCGGACCCGGCAGCTGGACGGCGCGCACGTCGAGCTGATGCGGCACATCCGCAACCCGCTGGGCGTGAAGCTGGGACCGACGACGACGGCCGACACCGCCCTGGAGCTCGCCGACCGGCTGGACCCGGACCACGAGCCGGGCCGGATCACCTTCATCACCCGGATGGGGGCCGGCAAGGTCCGCGACATCCTGCCCGAGGTGGTGGCCAAGGTGACCGCCAGCGGCCGTCAGGTGGCCTGGGTCTGCGACCCGATGCACGGCAACACCTTCGAGGCCCGCAACGGCTACAAGACCCGCGCCTTCTCCGACGTGGTGGAGGAGCTCAACGGCTTCTTCGACGTGCACGAGGAGCTCGGCACCTGGCCGGGCGGGGTGCACGTCGAGCTCACCGGCGACGACGTCACCGAGTGCGTCGGCGGCAGCGACGACCTCGTCGAGGCCGACCTCGTGAACCGCTACGAGACGCTCTGCGACCCGCGGCTCAACCGCAACCAGTCGCTGGAGCTGGCCTTCCTGGTGGCCGAGCGGCTCACCAGCGGCCGGATCCGCCGAGCCAAGGCCGTCCAGGCCGCCGCGGTCTGACGCCCAGCCCGCCTCGGACCTGCGGGAACGAGGGCCGAGCGGCACCGGTCGCTGCTGGACCGTGACGGACGGCGGTGCTCCACCAGGATCCCTGCTGTGCCCGGGCTCGTCGTGCTGGCCGCCGCGCTGGCGCTCCGGACCGGCCGGCCGGCCGAGCAGCCACCGGCATGGCCGGCCGCGGCCCCGATCCGACGGGGAGCCCGACCACCTGCCGGGCGTCGGCCCGCCGCGTCCGTGCCGCCGGGTAGAACAGAGGGCGTGATCGATCTGCGCTCCGACACCGTCACCCGACCCACCGCCGCGATGCGGGCCGCGATGGCCGAGGCCCCCGTCGGCGACGACGTCTACGGGGAGGACCCGACCGTCCTCGAGCTGGAGCGGCGGACGGCGGCGCTGCTGGGCCACGAGGCGGGGCTCTACTGCGCCACCGGCTCGCTGGCCAACCTGCTCGGCGTCCGGATGCTCGTGGAGCCGGGCCAGGAGGTCCTGTGCGACGTCGCCGCCCACGTGGCCCGCGCCGAGATGGGGGCGCACGCGGCCGTGCACGGCCTGACGATGCGGACGTGGCCGTCGGACCACGGACGGCTGGAGGCCGAGCGGGTGGCCGAGATCCTGTCGCCGGCCGCCGGTCCCTACCTGGTCTCGACCGCCGCCGTCGCGGTGGAGAACACGCACAACTTCGGCGGCGGCACCATCCAGCCGCTGGAGCAGCTCGAGGCCGTCGGCGCCCTCTGCCGGGAGCACGGCCTGGGCTACCACCTCGACGGCGCGCGGCTGTGGAACGCGCACGTGGCGAGCGGCGTGCCGCTCGAGGTCTACGGCCGGCTGTTCGACACCGTCAGCGTCTGCTTCTCCAAGGGCCTCGGCGCCCCCGTCGGCTCGGTGCTCGTGGGCAGCGCGGAGAACATGGCCCGCGCCCGGGTGCAGCGGAAGCGGCTCGGTGGCGGCTGGCGGCAGGCCGGGATGCTGGCCGCGGGCGCCCTGCACGCGCTCGACCACCACGTCGCCCGGCTGGCCGAGGACCACGCGGCGGCCCGCGCCCTGGCCGAGGCCGTCGCCGAGCACGCCCCCGCGGCCGTGGACGTCGACGCGCTCGAGACCAACATCGTCGTGCTCTCGACCGGCGACCGGCCCGCCGCTCCCGTGGCGGCGGCCGCCGCCGAGCAGGGGGTCCTGGTCTCCGCACTCGGTCCCCGGATGGTCCGGGTGGTCACCCACCTCGACGTGACCGCCGAGGAGTGCACGAGCGCCGGCAAGGTGCTCGGCGCGCTGCTCGGCGGCTAGCCGGACCACCCCGGCGGGCGGTCGTTCAAGGGGTGACGCGGCGGTAGTCCCGGCCGGCGGAGCGGGTGAGGCGGTTCTCCTCGACCAGGAACCGGCGGACGCTGGCCACGTCGTCGGTGACCTCGGCCAGGGCGGCGTTCACCTCGCCCTCGGTCAGGGCCCGGTCGGCGGGCAGCAGCTGGACCAGCAGGGCGGCCAGCCGCTCCCGCTCGTCCACGCGGGCCAGCACCGGGAGCCCCGTCAGCCGGCCGTGCCGGAACAGCCGGCCGAGCGCCGGGTCCGCGGCCAGCAGTGCGGTGACGGGCAGCGCGGCCAGCAGCGCCCCGGCGGTCTCCTCGAGGACCTGGACCCGCGGCCGCACCCGGTGCGCGGCGACGGTGACCAGGCCGGCTGCCTCGAGCGCCGCGAGGTGGCGGGCCGTCGTGCGGAGGTCCGTGCCCTGGTCCGCCGCGAGCGCCGGGACCGTGCAGCCCTGCGTCGGCTCCTCCAGCCGCAGGACGCCGCCGAGCAGCGCGGCCCGCTGCCGGTCCGCCAGGACCGCCAGCTGCTGCGCGGCCCGGCTGAGCAGGGTGGCGGACGGGGCGGCGTCGTCGTCGGTCACGGCCGCAGTCTCTCCCGCCGGGGAGGCGGACGCCATCGGTTTCGCCGCGGGCGGGCTGCCGTAGGTTGACGCCATGCGCATCGCCCACCTCGGCCACGCCGCCGTCCTGATCGAGACCGCCGACGCCCGGATCCTGCTGGACCCGGGGAACCTGTCGACGGGCTGGCACGGGCTCACCGACCTCGACGCCGTCCTGGTCACCCACGGCCACCCCGACCACCTCGACCCCGAGCACCTGCCGGCCCTGCTGGCGGCCAACCCGTCCGCCCGGGTGCTGCTGGAGCCGTCGGTGCTGCAGCAGGTGCAGGCCGGCGACCTGCCGCCGCTCGGGGAGGGCGCGGCCGCCCTGGCGCCGGAGGAGCAGACCGCCGTGGGTGACGTGCTGGTCACCGCGGTCGGCGGTCAGCACGCCGTCATCCACCGCGACATCCCCCGGATCGGCAACGTCGGCTTCGTGCTGCGGTCCGAGGGGGAGCCGACGTTCTTCCACCCCGGCGACTCCTACGAGACCGCGCCGAGCGGGGTCGACGTCGTCGCCATGCCCTCCTACGGGCCCTGGGGCGCGCTCAAGGAGACGGTGGACTGGGTGCGCGCCGTGGGGGCGCTCGAGGGGTTCCCGATCCACGACGAGCTGCTCAACGACCGCGGCCGCGGGCTGATCTCGGGCCGCGTCGACGCCATGACCGGCACCCGGGTGCTCGACCTGCGCGGCGGTGCGAGCCATGACTTCTGAGGACGGACGCGCTGCGGGGCGCGGGATGCGCGTCGTCATCGCCGGGGGTCACGGCCAGATCGCCCTGCTCACCGCCCGGCTGCTGGCCGACGCCGGGCACCGGCCCGTCGGCCTGATCCGCAACCCCGCCCAGGGCGGGGACCTGGTCGCCGCCGGGGCCGAGCCGGCCGTCGTCGACCTCGAGCACAGCGACGTCGACACGGTGGCCGCGCTGCTGAGCGGGGCCGACGCCGTCGTCTTCGCCGCGGGGGCGGGCCCGAACAGCGGGGCGGCCCGCAAGCTCACCCTCGACCGGGACGGTGCCGTCCTGCTGGCCGACGCGGCCGAGCGGGCCGGGGTCCGGCGCTACGTGATGGTCTCCTCGATGGGCGCCGACACCTTCGACGCCGGCTCCGAGGACGTCTTCCAGGTCTACCAGCGGGCCAAGAGCGAGGCGGACGCCGACCTCCGCCGCCGCGACCTGGACTGGACCGTCGTCCGGCCGGGCGGGCTGACCGACGAGGCGCCGACCGGTCGCGTCCGGGTGGCCGTCGAGACCGGGCGGGGCACCGTGCCGCGGGCCGACGTGGCCGCGGTGCTCGCCGCCCTGCTGAGCACGGGGGCGGGCGTCGGCGCACAGTTCGAGCTGGTCAGCGGGGACACGCCCGTGGCGGAGGCCGTCGCTGCGCTCTGACCCCTCAGGGCGCGTCGGGGGCGTTGCGCGTGACGCAGAAGACCTGCCCGGCCGGGTCGCGCAGGGCGACGAAGCCGTCGCCCTCGTGCAGCGGCGCGGCGCCCCGGTCCTGGAGCAGTGTGACGTCGGCCGCGAGGTCCTCCGAGCCGAGGTCGAGGTGCAGCCGGGTCGGGCCGCCGTCGTCGTCGTCCAGCCGCTGCAGCAGCACCTGCAGGGGGTGGCCGGGCGACGGGACCAGCCGGCCGAGGAACTCGGGGTCGTCGACGGGCACCTCTCGCCAGGCCAGCGCCGCCCGCCAGAACGCGGCGTCGACGTCCACCAGCCGCGGCGGCAGGTCCAGGCAGACCTGCACCAGCCGTCGGCGGGTGCCCGAGGGTCCCGTGACCGGCGCCGGCCGGGTCCGGGGACGGGCGGCCAGCAGGCAGAGCTCCAGCCCGCCGGGGGAGCGCACGGTCCACCAGTCGGCGGTCCGGCGCACGTCGGTGGCCCCCAGGGCCAGCAGCCGGGCGTGCTCGGCGTCGACGTCGTCGACCTCGAGGTCGAGGTGCCGGCCGGCCGGGCCGTCGACCTGCTGGAGGTGCACGTACGCGTCGCCGTCGGGTGGGCTGAAGCTGCGCAGCTCCGGGTGGTCCGGCCACGGGCCGCCGAGCGGCCAGCCGAGGGCGGTGGCCCAGAAGCCGCCCGTGGGCTCGGCGGCCGGCACGTCGAGCACGACGTGCAGCCAGCCGGCGGTCACCGGAGCTCCGGGGTGGGCTGCGCCCCGAGCGGGGCGTGCGCCGGTGCCGGGGGCAGCGGTGCGGTCAGCGCGTCCACGCGGAAGGCCGGCGGGGAGATCTGGAGGTTCTTCCACACGAAGGAGGGCACCCGGGCGAGGAAGTCGTGGGCGAAGTCGGCGCAGAAGGCGAGCGTCTCGGTGTCGTGGGAGGAGACGAGGAACCGCATCAGGTTCCCCTCGATCCGGAGGCCCGGCGGCCGGACGGCCATCAGGAACTCCATGGTGCGCGGGTGGATGACGTCGTAGGCGAGCCGGGCGCTGGCCGAGCGGACCTTGAACCGGTCGTTGAACTCCTCGCTCTCGAACCGGATGCGCTCGCCGCCCCAGCCGCCGTCGACGCTGAGCTGCGGGAGCGCGAAGGGCAGCCAGACCCCGGCGACGACCTCGTCGTGGTGCTCGGTGACGGTCCGCGTCTGGCTGCGGCCCTGGCTGTCGGTGCTGGTCTCGGTGCGGTGGGTCTTCCAGCGGTGCACCAGCCCTTCGACGGGGAGCCCGCCGTTGTCGCCGCGGACGACCTGCTCAGTGGTGTGCCCGAAGCCGGCGGTGGTCAGGCCGAAGCGGGCGATCGCGCTGTCGTCGGAGCCCACCAGCACCCAGTCGGGCCGGCCGTGGAAGGTGAACCCGGGGGCCACCGGGGGCCGGGACCAGGGGGCGACGGCGGCGGGGTCGACGGCCAGCACCACCGGGGCCAGCGCCTCGAGGTACGCCTGCAGGGCGTCGGGGTCCTTCGGGGCGCCCACCGCCACCAGCTGGGCACCGTCGACGCTGACGTCGACCGGGTGACCGGCCCGGCCGAAGGCGGCGAGGGCGGCGAGCACCGCGGGGCTCAGCAGCGCCCGGGCGTAGCCGGGGTCGGCGGCGTGCACCTGCAGGGCCGGGTCGAGAGGGACCGCGGGCAGCCGGACGCCGGCCCGGACGGGTCCCGCGCTGACGAACAGGTCGGGCAGGGTGGCGGGCAGCCGCAGGCTCGCCAGGCGGGCGTCGAAGCGGGGTCCGCCGCTCTTCACCTCGTACTCGAAGACCCGGAAGGGCACGCCCGCGCGCGTGGTGCCGGCGATACCCTCGTCGACGGCCCGGACCAGGCCGAGACCGAAGGGCGGGGCGTGGTGGTCGAGCACCGACTCCAGGGACGGGGCGCTCTCGAAGGCCCAGCCGCGCTCCCGGAGGCTGGCGACGTAGCGGTGCCGGCGGACCAGCAGGAGCACCCCGAGGACCACGCCCACCAGGAGCAGGCCGAGCAGGACGTAGACCACCGGGCCCCCGTTCACGACGTCTCGCGGCCCACGTCGACGGGGGTCGCCGGGCCGGTCGGGCCGGCGTCGGCACGGCCGCGGCGGCGCCGCGGGGCGAGCTCCACGAGGTACATGGCGGCGAGGATAGCGAGCCCACCGGCCACCATCCTGGACGTCAGCCGGTCGTCGCCGAGGGTCACGGCGAAGGCCGCGGCCCACACCGGCTCCATGGCCATCACGACGGCGGCGCGCGCGGCCTCCACCCGGGCCTGGGCCCAGGTCTGCAGCACCATGGTGAGCGCGCCGGCGACGACGGCGAGGTACAGCACGGCCAGCCAGTCGCCCGTCGACGCGGGCAGCTGCAGGCCCGGGCTGCCCGCGCCGGGCCAGACCGCGGCCACCGTGCAGACCGCGGTGATGACGACCATCTGCACCAGGCTGAGCGGCAGCGCCTCGCCGGGGGTGGACAGCCGGCCCATCGCGATGATGTGGCCGGCGTAGACCAGGGCCGACAGCAGGGTGAGCAGCTCGCCGGGGCCGAGGGCGAAGCCGTTCAGGCTCAGCACCCCGAGCCCGACGGTGGCCAGCCCGGAGGCCGCCCAGGTGGTGGCGCTGACCCGGGTCCGCAGCAGCAGCGCGGCCAGCAGGGGCGTCGCCACGACGTAGAGGCCGGTGATGAAGCCCGAGACGCTGGCCGAGGTCAGGGCGAGCCCGGCGGTCTGCAGGATCTGGGCGACCCCGTAGAGCAGTCCCAGCAGCAGGCCCGAGCGCAGGGTCGCCCGGCTCATCCGCAGCCGGCGCCCGGCCAGCAGCACGAGGGCGAGGCTGCCGATCCCGAACCGCAGGGCCAGCATGTCCGCGACGGGCAGCCGGACCAGCAGGTCCTTGATCAGGAAGAAGGTCGACCCCCAGGCCGCGGTCATGGCCAGCAGGGCCAGCAGCGGGGCGAGGTCGGACCGGCGACGGAGGGGGGACGGCACCCGCCCAGCCTAGGGGTGGGGTGCCGGCCCGGGATCAGACGACGTAGAGGGTGATCGTCGAGCCCTTCGGTGCCTGCGAGCGGGCCTTCGGGTCGGTGGAGACGACGAAGCCGACGCCGATGTAGTTGACCGCCGCCGCCTGCACCCGGGTCCGGAAGCCGGCGTCCTGCATCACCTTCTCGGCGGCCCGGACCCCCATCGCCCGGACGTTCGGCACGGTGACCAGGACGGGTCCGAGCGAGCGGGCGAGCTCGACCTCGTCGCCCTTCTGCCCGGTGCCGGGCCCGGGCGACTGGCTGATGACCCGGCCGACCGGCACCTCGTCGGAGTGGGCGGTCGTGACCGTGACCAGGAAGCCGGCCTTCTCGAGCGCCGCGACGGCGTCGTCGACGCCCTTGCCGGTCCAGTCGGCGATCTTGACCGGCTTCGGGCCGCGGGACACCGTCAGCGCGACGGCGGTGCCGGGCTTGACCGGGGTCCCGGCCGCGGCCGAGGCCCCGGTCACGGTGCCGGCCGGCACGGTGTCGCTCCAGGCCTCGGTGACCTCGCCGGCGCTGAGCCGCCCGTTCGCCAGGGCCGCCGCGGCCTCGGCCCGCGGCAGCCCGACGAGGGTGGGCACGGGGTAGCGCTCGGGGCCCCGGGAGACGACGGCGTCGATCGGGCCGCCGTCGAGGATCTTCGCGCCGGGGCCCGGCTCGGTCGAGATGACGGCGCCGCGGGGAACCGACTCGCTGTAGGCCTCGTCGACCCGCAGGTCCAGCCCGGCCCGGTCGGCGACCTGCTCGGCGTCGGCGCGGGTCAGGCTGGCCAGCGCGGGCGCCGTGGTGAAGCGGCCCTCGGTCAGGTACCAGCCGGCCAGCAGCGCCAGGGTGGTGAGCAGCAGCACCAGCAGCACGGCCAACCAGCCGCGGCGGCGGCGGCGGGCCTGCCGCTCCCGCTGGGCGGCGGCCCGGCCGAGCCCCGAGGGGCGGGGAGCCACCGGCACGACGGGCGGCGGGGCCGAGGCCGCGGTGGGCCGGAGGGCCTCGACGTGGGCCGGTCCGGGTCCGGCCGTCGGCGGTGCCGGGGCGGGCGGCGGGGCGTCGGCGGCCGGCGAGCGCGGGGTGGCCGGGGCGCCACCGGTGGTCAGCGGCGCCGCCGCGACCCACTGGGTGGGCTCGCCGTCGGCGTCGTCCACGGGCTGCGTGCGCAGCACGCTGAGGTCCTGGGTGAGCTCGGGGTCGTCGACGACGCCGTCGCGCAGGGCCGCCCGGACCCGGCGCACCTGGGTGAGCAGCACCCGGGCGTCGTGCGGGCGGCTGTCGGCGTCGCGGGCGGTGGCCCCGGCGACCAGGGCGTCGAGGTAGGGCGGGATCCGGCCGGAGCGGTTCACCGCCGACGGCGCCGGGACGTCGTTGTGGACGTGGGCGTAGGCGACCTGGATGGGGGTCTCGCCGGTGTGCGGCTTGCGGCCGGTGAGCAGCTCGAACAGCACGACCCCTGCGCTGTACACGTCGGAGCGGGCGTCGGCGCGGCCCGAGAGCACCAGCTCGGGCGGCAGGTAGGACACCGTGCCGATCAGCATCCCCTGGGTGGCCGTCGAGGTCTGCGCGGAGACGGCCTTGGCCAGGCCGAAATCGGCGACCTTGATCTGCCCGCGGTCGCTGATCAGCACGTTCTCGGGCTTGACGTCGCGGTGCACCAGCCCGGCGTCGTGGGCGGCGGCCAGCGCGGCGAGCACCGGCTCGAACACCTCCAGGGCCCGGGTGGGCGCCATCGGCGCCTCGCGCAGGATGACGTCGCGCAAGGTGGGGCCCTCGACGTACTCCATGACGATGTAGGGCCGCAGGGTGTGGCCGTCCAGCACGGCCTGGCCCTGGTCGAACACCGAGACGACGTTCGGGTGGGAGAGCCGGGCCGCGGCGCGGGCCTCGCGGTCGAACTTCTTGGCGAACTCGACGTCGTCGCCGAGCCCGACGTGCATGACCTTGACGGCGACGGTGCGGGTCAGCCGGGTGTCCACGGCCTGGTAGACGGTGGCCATGCCGCCCCGGGCGAGACGCTGGGTGATCTGGTAGCGACCGTCGAGGACCTGGCCGACCAGGGGGTCGCCGACGCTCGTCATGGTCACGCCTGCTCCAGACACGGTGGGGACGATGGCCGTGTGGGCCTCGGCCGCGAGCATAGGCCGGTCGGGGCGCTCGCCCGGGGAGGGCACGCCGTCGCCCGTCCGCCCGTCGCCGTCCACCGGTCGAGGATGCCGGACGCTCCTGTGCGTCCCGGGCGTTCTCGGGGGAGGACCGGGGTCACCGGCCCGGCGGTCCGGGTCACCCCCGACGGGCCGGGCTAGTCCTCACCGCGCAGCGCGGTCACGACCGCGGCGATGTCGTCCTCGCCGTGCCCGGCGGCCGACGCGGTGGCGTAGCAGTCGCGGACGGCGCCGAGCAGCCGCGACGGGAGCCCCCGGGCCTCGGCGGCGGCCAGGATGAGGCCGAGGTCCTTGAGCCCGCCGTCCAGCCCGAAGGCGGGGGAGAA
The window above is part of the Friedmanniella luteola genome. Proteins encoded here:
- a CDS encoding MBL fold metallo-hydrolase gives rise to the protein MRIAHLGHAAVLIETADARILLDPGNLSTGWHGLTDLDAVLVTHGHPDHLDPEHLPALLAANPSARVLLEPSVLQQVQAGDLPPLGEGAAALAPEEQTAVGDVLVTAVGGQHAVIHRDIPRIGNVGFVLRSEGEPTFFHPGDSYETAPSGVDVVAMPSYGPWGALKETVDWVRAVGALEGFPIHDELLNDRGRGLISGRVDAMTGTRVLDLRGGASHDF
- a CDS encoding VOC family protein encodes the protein MTAGWLHVVLDVPAAEPTGGFWATALGWPLGGPWPDHPELRSFSPPDGDAYVHLQQVDGPAGRHLDLEVDDVDAEHARLLALGATDVRRTADWWTVRSPGGLELCLLAARPRTRPAPVTGPSGTRRRLVQVCLDLPPRLVDVDAAFWRAALAWREVPVDDPEFLGRLVPSPGHPLQVLLQRLDDDDGGPTRLHLDLGSEDLAADVTLLQDRGAAPLHEGDGFVALRDPAGQVFCVTRNAPDAP
- a CDS encoding SDR family oxidoreductase, producing the protein MTSEDGRAAGRGMRVVIAGGHGQIALLTARLLADAGHRPVGLIRNPAQGGDLVAAGAEPAVVDLEHSDVDTVAALLSGADAVVFAAGAGPNSGAARKLTLDRDGAVLLADAAERAGVRRYVMVSSMGADTFDAGSEDVFQVYQRAKSEADADLRRRDLDWTVVRPGGLTDEAPTGRVRVAVETGRGTVPRADVAAVLAALLSTGAGVGAQFELVSGDTPVAEAVAAL
- the pknB gene encoding Stk1 family PASTA domain-containing Ser/Thr kinase; amino-acid sequence: MTSVGDPLVGQVLDGRYQITQRLARGGMATVYQAVDTRLTRTVAVKVMHVGLGDDVEFAKKFDREARAAARLSHPNVVSVFDQGQAVLDGHTLRPYIVMEYVEGPTLRDVILREAPMAPTRALEVFEPVLAALAAAHDAGLVHRDVKPENVLISDRGQIKVADFGLAKAVSAQTSTATQGMLIGTVSYLPPELVLSGRADARSDVYSAGVVLFELLTGRKPHTGETPIQVAYAHVHNDVPAPSAVNRSGRIPPYLDALVAGATARDADSRPHDARVLLTQVRRVRAALRDGVVDDPELTQDLSVLRTQPVDDADGEPTQWVAAAPLTTGGAPATPRSPAADAPPPAPAPPTAGPGPAHVEALRPTAASAPPPVVPVAPRPSGLGRAAAQRERQARRRRRGWLAVLLVLLLTTLALLAGWYLTEGRFTTAPALASLTRADAEQVADRAGLDLRVDEAYSESVPRGAVISTEPGPGAKILDGGPIDAVVSRGPERYPVPTLVGLPRAEAAAALANGRLSAGEVTEAWSDTVPAGTVTGASAAAGTPVKPGTAVALTVSRGPKPVKIADWTGKGVDDAVAALEKAGFLVTVTTAHSDEVPVGRVISQSPGPGTGQKGDEVELARSLGPVLVTVPNVRAMGVRAAEKVMQDAGFRTRVQAAAVNYIGVGFVVSTDPKARSQAPKGSTITLYVV
- a CDS encoding class II 3-deoxy-7-phosphoheptulonate synthase — encoded protein: MLDASPVPSLDELHALNPLQQPTYADQGALADVIGKLRTLPPLVFAGECDELRAKMASVAAGEAFLLQGGDCAETFEGVTADNIQNKLRTLLSMAVVLTYAAQVPIVKVGRMAGQYAKPRSSGSETRDGVTLPAYRGDAVNGFAFSPASREPDPQRLLGVYNASSATLNLTRAFVTGGFAHLRRVHSWNANFVLSSGAGVRYQDLADEIDRALAFMVACGIDDDAFRTVDFYSSHEALVMEYEHALTRIDSRTRQPYGTSGHFLWIGERTRQLDGAHVELMRHIRNPLGVKLGPTTTADTALELADRLDPDHEPGRITFITRMGAGKVRDILPEVVAKVTASGRQVAWVCDPMHGNTFEARNGYKTRAFSDVVEELNGFFDVHEELGTWPGGVHVELTGDDVTECVGGSDDLVEADLVNRYETLCDPRLNRNQSLELAFLVAERLTSGRIRRAKAVQAAAV
- a CDS encoding threonine aldolase family protein, translating into MIDLRSDTVTRPTAAMRAAMAEAPVGDDVYGEDPTVLELERRTAALLGHEAGLYCATGSLANLLGVRMLVEPGQEVLCDVAAHVARAEMGAHAAVHGLTMRTWPSDHGRLEAERVAEILSPAAGPYLVSTAAVAVENTHNFGGGTIQPLEQLEAVGALCREHGLGYHLDGARLWNAHVASGVPLEVYGRLFDTVSVCFSKGLGAPVGSVLVGSAENMARARVQRKRLGGGWRQAGMLAAGALHALDHHVARLAEDHAAARALAEAVAEHAPAAVDVDALETNIVVLSTGDRPAAPVAAAAAEQGVLVSALGPRMVRVVTHLDVTAEECTSAGKVLGALLGG
- a CDS encoding DMT family transporter, with the protein product MPSPLRRRSDLAPLLALLAMTAAWGSTFFLIKDLLVRLPVADMLALRFGIGSLALVLLAGRRLRMSRATLRSGLLLGLLYGVAQILQTAGLALTSASVSGFITGLYVVATPLLAALLLRTRVSATTWAASGLATVGLGVLSLNGFALGPGELLTLLSALVYAGHIIAMGRLSTPGEALPLSLVQMVVITAVCTVAAVWPGAGSPGLQLPASTGDWLAVLYLAVVAGALTMVLQTWAQARVEAARAAVVMAMEPVWAAAFAVTLGDDRLTSRMVAGGLAILAAMYLVELAPRRRRGRADAGPTGPATPVDVGRETS
- a CDS encoding DUF2087 domain-containing protein, whose product is MTDDDAAPSATLLSRAAQQLAVLADRQRAALLGGVLRLEEPTQGCTVPALAADQGTDLRTTARHLAALEAAGLVTVAAHRVRPRVQVLEETAGALLAALPVTALLAADPALGRLFRHGRLTGLPVLARVDERERLAALLVQLLPADRALTEGEVNAALAEVTDDVASVRRFLVEENRLTRSAGRDYRRVTP